In a single window of the Tigriopus californicus strain San Diego chromosome 2, Tcal_SD_v2.1, whole genome shotgun sequence genome:
- the LOC131893626 gene encoding uncharacterized protein LOC131893626, with the protein MVVHGILGVALLVFTTNQDVTAQSINNYIPYYEKPTYNCTIPRVVQGEWYSREKNLDTVTIIDASQMQRRGICVEHETDYTGKYTFLFSENPKDRSLCYHCVRIYVRTVNILEKRETGCVNLPSSEEPTLENVCSRLNPLSQIITLFAENYTPINCRSSLEGVFHFAYQNRFSFTGECRHPEQQIHSCQDVGSQFLIANQKFNLTYRKCEGMSWTFDGVVEYSCLGDWFVGKDHFFAVANTKESRKDEKFRCFLKNREDDYYLGASITPECNVLKTIEKSPERYRLKPVRSQTVEPGCLLPENFTGEWINTANIDADVWINSTHIVETWHPDVSRWRKAIYICMEQRDSRFMMARLTIDGCQVDYQCFDFVPRHHNVIRFRKGVAMIMNDFHTVCSWVQFKNDVRWKYDLMLRKDPVPIRCPVAGAFNFTQQGDFQFQTRILGGITKDPRHDVWGRTGQFSCKQNISRLAVCDTDQKEITIDETYCWSTDHLGRPIDIYSEADYRMQCIGYWKENLKSYLITYDQLDAFTKYRCWVYQRADLNKMLMSMSVGPYCDLAQDVDSGNWTEGAVVSLVMDENEREFDRCPMYFNDGEDPWKVEENHIRVFNFNDESSGANLTGSIILIVALALGASQIK; encoded by the exons ATGGTCGTCCATGGGATTTTGGGAGTGGCATTGCTCGTTTTTACTACAAATCAAG ATGTGACTGCTCAAAGTATCAACAATTATATTCCGTATTATGAGAAGCCGACATATAATTGCACCATCCCAAGAGTGGTTCAAGGTGAATGGTACTCCAGAGAAAAGAATCTGGATACAGTCACCATCATCGACGCCTCTCAAATGCAACGAAGGGGTATTTGTGTGGAGCACGAGACGGATTACACGGGAAAATACACATTCTTGTTCTCCGAGAACCCCAAAGACAGGAGCTTGTGCTACCATTGTGTACGGATTTATGTCCGAACCGTGAATATCCTGGAAAAACGAGAGA CTGGATGCGTAAATCTTCCGAGTTCCGAGGAACCCACGTTAGAGAATGTCTGCAGTAGACTCAATCCACTTTCCCAAATCATCACTCTCTTTGCCGAGAACTACACGCCCATCAACTGCCGATCGTCGCTGGAAGGAGTGTTCCATTTTGCTTAtcag AATCGCTTCTCCTTCACTGGGGAATGTCGTCACCCTGAGCAACAGATTCACAGTTGCCAGGATGTGGGCTCTCAGTTCTTGATTGCCAACCAGAAATTCAATCTGACCTATCGAAAATGCGAGGGCATGTCTTGGACATTTGATGGAG TGGTGGAGTATAGTTGCCTCGGCGATTGGTTTGTTGGTAAAGATCACTTTTTCGCTGTGGCAAATACCAAAGAATCGAGGAAAGACGAGAAGTTCcgatgctttttgaaaaacagGGAGGACGATTACTATTTGGGAGCATCCATTACACCGGAGTGCAATGTtttaaaaacaattgaaaag TCTCCAGAGCGATACCGGCTCAAACCCGTTCGATCTCAAACTGTGGAGCCAGGATGTCTCCTTCCCGAAAATTTCACTGGAGAGTGGATCAACACTGCCAATATCGATGCTGATGTGTGGATCAATTCCACGCATATCGTGGAGACTTGGCATCCCGATGTGAGCCGTTGGCGAAAGGCCATTTACATTTGTATGGAACAAAGGGATTCCCGCTTTATGATGGCTCGGCTCACAATCGATGGATG TCAAGTGGACTATCAGTGTTTTGACTTTGTTCCACGGCATCACAATGTCATCCGATTTCGCAAAGGAGTGGCCATGATCATGAATGACTTCCATACCGTGTGCTCGTGGGTCCAGTTTAAAAATGATGTTCGGTGGAAATACGACCTAATGTTGA GAAAGGATCCGGTTCCAATTAGGTGTCCAGTGGCCGGGGCCTTCAACTTCACCCAGCAGGGCGATTTCCAGTTCCAGACTCGGATTTTGGGTGGTATAACCAAAGATCCGCGCCACGACGTTTGGGGTCGGACCGGCCAGTTTTCGTGCAAGCAAAACATCTCCAGATTGGCCGTTTGTGACACGGACCAAAAAGAGATCACGATTGATGAGACCTACTGCTGGTCTACAGATCACTTGGGTCGACCTATTGATATATATTCTGAAGCGGATTATCGTATGCAGTGCATTGGCTACTGGAAGGAGAATCTGAAGTCGTATTTGATCACTTACGATCAACTTGATGCTTTTACCAAGTACAGGTGTTGG GTTTATCAAAGAGCCGACTTGAACAAAATGCTCATGTCCATGTCTGTGGGCCCGTATTGCGATTTGGCGCAAGATGTTGATAGTGGAAACTGGACGGAAGGAGCGGTGGTCAGCCTGGTGATGGACGAGAATGAGCGTGAAT TTGATCGATGTCCCATGTATTTCAACGATGGCGAGGATCCATGGAAGGTCGAGGAAAATCACATTAGAGTCTTCAACTTTAATGACGAGAGTTCTGGGGCCAACTTGACTGgttccattattttgattgTGGCCTTGGCTTTGGGCGCatctcaaatcaaatga